In the genome of Vibrio sp. NTOU-M3, one region contains:
- a CDS encoding aminodeoxychorismate/anthranilate synthase component II: MLLIIDNYDSFTYNLYQYFCELGTEVRVVRNDEIDIAGIELLNPSHLVISPGPCTPNEAGISLAAIQHFAGKLPILGVCLGHQAIAQVFGGEVVRARQIMHGKTSPIRHNGRSVFRDLNNPLTVTRYHSLVVKNDSLPDCFELTAWTEFADGSMDEIMGYQHKTVPIDAVQFHPESIKTEQGHQLLANFLRR, encoded by the coding sequence ATGTTGTTAATCATCGACAATTACGATTCATTTACTTACAACCTGTACCAGTATTTTTGCGAGCTGGGCACTGAGGTTCGAGTTGTACGTAATGATGAGATCGATATTGCAGGCATCGAGTTGTTAAACCCTTCTCACCTTGTTATCTCTCCCGGGCCTTGTACTCCCAATGAGGCAGGGATTTCGCTTGCAGCAATACAACATTTTGCTGGAAAACTGCCCATCTTAGGGGTTTGCTTAGGTCACCAAGCCATTGCACAAGTATTTGGTGGGGAAGTCGTGCGTGCACGTCAGATTATGCATGGGAAGACCTCTCCGATCCGTCATAATGGTCGAAGTGTTTTTCGAGATTTGAACAACCCCCTAACCGTGACTCGCTATCATTCATTAGTCGTGAAAAATGATTCCCTACCAGATTGCTTTGAGCTCACTGCTTGGACAGAATTTGCTGATGGCAGTATGGATGAAATTATGGGTTATCAGCACAAGACTGTGCCGATTGATGCCGTTCAGTTTCACCCTGAGTCGATTAAAACGGAGCAGGGACACCAACTTTTGGCGAACTTTTTACGTCGCTAG
- a CDS encoding aspartate aminotransferase family protein codes for MTVENKVERGLFDEVMVPCYNPMEMIPVKGEGSRVWDQDGNEYIDFAGGIAVSCLGHCHPAMVSALTEQGNKLWHLSNVMTNEPALRLAKKLTKISFAEKVFFANSGAEANEAALKLARRYAADVHGSEKSEIIAFKQGFHGRTFFTVTVGGQAAYSDGFGPKPGDVTHLPYNDVEALKAHISDRTCAIMMEPLQGEGGIISPTAEFVQAVRELCDKHNALLIFDEVQTGNGRTGEFYAYQGLGITPDILSTAKSLGGGFPIGAMLTTAKLAEHLKVGTHGSTYGGNPLACAVAEAVVDLVSQPETLEGVKAREALFREGLTKINDKYQIFSEVRGKGLLLGAALNEEWQGRARDVLVAAGQQGLMILVAGANVVRFTPSLVISQQEIEEGLAKLDKAIASLV; via the coding sequence ATGACAGTGGAAAATAAAGTAGAGCGCGGTTTATTCGATGAGGTGATGGTGCCTTGTTATAACCCAATGGAAATGATCCCGGTAAAAGGTGAAGGCTCACGAGTCTGGGATCAAGATGGCAATGAATACATCGATTTTGCTGGTGGTATTGCTGTGAGTTGCTTGGGGCACTGTCATCCTGCCATGGTGAGCGCATTAACAGAGCAAGGTAATAAGCTTTGGCATTTAAGTAATGTGATGACCAACGAGCCAGCATTGCGCCTTGCGAAAAAGCTAACGAAAATCAGCTTTGCAGAAAAAGTGTTTTTTGCTAACTCGGGTGCGGAAGCCAATGAAGCGGCATTGAAGTTAGCACGCCGTTATGCTGCTGATGTGCATGGTTCGGAAAAATCAGAAATCATCGCCTTTAAACAAGGATTCCATGGCCGCACTTTCTTCACCGTGACGGTGGGGGGACAAGCTGCATATTCCGATGGCTTTGGCCCGAAACCAGGCGATGTGACCCACCTGCCTTACAACGATGTTGAAGCGCTTAAAGCGCATATATCAGATCGAACCTGTGCGATCATGATGGAACCGCTACAAGGTGAAGGTGGCATTATTTCGCCAACCGCTGAGTTTGTTCAAGCCGTTCGTGAGTTGTGTGATAAGCACAATGCGCTACTTATCTTTGATGAAGTGCAAACCGGTAATGGTCGTACTGGTGAGTTTTATGCCTATCAAGGCTTGGGGATCACTCCAGATATTTTAAGCACCGCTAAATCACTTGGCGGAGGCTTCCCAATTGGCGCAATGCTAACCACTGCAAAACTGGCAGAGCACCTTAAAGTTGGAACTCATGGTTCAACTTACGGTGGTAATCCATTGGCATGTGCGGTTGCAGAAGCGGTCGTGGATCTGGTCAGCCAGCCAGAAACCCTTGAAGGGGTGAAAGCACGTGAAGCGCTTTTCCGTGAAGGCTTGACTAAAATTAATGATAAATACCAGATCTTCAGCGAAGTTCGCGGGAAAGGTCTACTACTGGGAGCGGCATTGAATGAAGAATGGCAAGGCCGTGCCCGTGATGTCTTGGTGGCTGCTGGCCAGCAGGGACTCATGATACTGGTTGCGGGAGCAAACGTTGTACGTTTCACCCCGTCACTGGTCATTTCACAACAAGAAATCGAGGAAGGATTAGCGAAACTGGATAAAGCTATCGCTTCACTCGTTTAA
- the astA gene encoding arginine N-succinyltransferase, with protein sequence MLVVRPIAMSDYEALHTCAVESGHGFTSLPVNEELLTNRIKHSEYSFTKPDVTQAGDEGYLMVGFDSETGEVAGCTGIEASIGWDVPFYSYHISTIVHSSPKLGVNNVVKLLTFGNNYTGCSEICTLFLRPTFRGGLNGRLMSKCRFLMMAEHPHRFSETIFAEMRGVSDEEGNSPFWQWLQEHFFSIDFTMADYLTGIGKKGFIADLMPKLPIYINLLSKEAQAVVGKVHENTKPALRLLEKEGFTCRNYVDIFDAGPTVECDLRNVESVRHSFRAKVSIAEHTSSQDYLMCNTSFEHFRAAAAKAGYDQATETAILSPEVAQALQVQEGDYVRMLAQ encoded by the coding sequence ATGCTGGTTGTTCGCCCTATCGCAATGTCGGATTACGAAGCACTGCACACATGTGCGGTCGAGTCGGGTCACGGGTTCACATCATTACCGGTTAATGAAGAATTGTTAACCAATCGTATTAAACATTCAGAGTACAGTTTTACCAAACCTGACGTTACCCAAGCGGGTGATGAAGGCTACCTTATGGTGGGCTTTGATAGCGAAACTGGTGAGGTTGCTGGCTGTACGGGTATTGAAGCTTCCATTGGTTGGGATGTACCGTTTTACTCATATCACATCAGTACTATTGTTCATTCATCACCCAAACTGGGTGTGAATAATGTGGTGAAGCTGCTGACCTTTGGTAATAACTACACCGGGTGCAGTGAGATTTGTACGCTGTTCTTACGCCCCACCTTTCGTGGTGGATTGAATGGACGTTTGATGTCGAAATGCCGTTTTTTGATGATGGCAGAGCACCCACATCGTTTCTCTGAAACCATTTTTGCAGAGATGCGTGGTGTTTCAGATGAAGAAGGTAACTCGCCATTCTGGCAATGGTTGCAAGAGCACTTTTTCTCCATCGATTTTACCATGGCTGATTATCTTACTGGGATTGGTAAAAAGGGCTTTATTGCGGATCTGATGCCGAAGCTGCCTATCTACATTAACTTGCTCAGCAAAGAAGCGCAGGCTGTGGTTGGCAAGGTGCATGAAAACACCAAACCGGCGTTAAGACTGCTGGAGAAAGAAGGTTTCACCTGCCGTAACTATGTCGATATTTTTGATGCAGGCCCGACAGTGGAATGTGATTTGCGCAATGTTGAGTCGGTGCGCCACTCGTTCCGAGCTAAAGTCTCGATTGCAGAGCATACCAGTTCGCAAGATTACCTGATGTGCAATACCTCATTTGAGCACTTCCGCGCGGCGGCTGCGAAAGCGGGATACGATCAGGCAACCGAAACCGCCATCTTATCACCAGAGGTCGCTCAAGCACTGCAAGTGCAAGAAGGTGATTACGTTCGTATGTTGGCTCAGTAA
- the astD gene encoding succinylglutamate-semialdehyde dehydrogenase: MTHWIAGEWVAGQGEAMTSLAPYNNEVIWQGDSATPAQVEAAVKAAREAFLSWKKLSFEAREAVVVKFAEIVKIHAEEIAETIAKETGKPLWETRTEAAAMAGKIAISIRAYHSRTGETTREAAGNQIVLRHRPLGVMAVFGPYNFPGHLPNGHIVPALLAGNTVVFKPSEQTPLTGELAMKLWEKAGLPAGVINLVQGAKETGIALADAKGIDGVLFTGSANTGHVLHRQFAGQPEKMLALEMGGNNPMVISEQYGELDATVYTIIQSAFISAGQRCTCARRLYVPVGEKGDRLVSRLVEATQQIRVDEPFAQPAPFMGPQISKTAAQFILQAQANLQQLGGLSLLEAKGGEAAFVTPGIIDVTAIADLPDEEYFGPLLQVVRYQGLEQAVALANDTRFGLSAGLVSTDDSEWDYFVDHIRAGIVNRNRQLTGASGDAPFGGPGASGNLRPSAYYAADYCAYPMASMEGETTLLPETLSPGITL; the protein is encoded by the coding sequence ATGACACATTGGATTGCAGGCGAATGGGTCGCTGGGCAAGGTGAAGCGATGACATCGCTAGCACCCTACAACAATGAAGTGATTTGGCAAGGCGATAGTGCAACGCCTGCTCAAGTTGAAGCAGCGGTTAAGGCGGCTCGCGAAGCATTTCTTAGTTGGAAAAAACTGAGCTTTGAAGCGCGTGAAGCAGTCGTCGTGAAGTTCGCTGAGATTGTGAAGATCCACGCAGAAGAGATTGCTGAAACTATTGCTAAAGAAACAGGAAAGCCGCTATGGGAAACGCGCACTGAAGCGGCGGCGATGGCGGGTAAAATCGCGATTTCTATCCGTGCCTATCACAGCCGAACAGGTGAAACCACACGCGAAGCGGCTGGCAATCAGATCGTCTTGCGTCATCGACCACTCGGTGTGATGGCGGTCTTTGGGCCTTACAATTTCCCCGGGCATTTGCCCAATGGACACATTGTTCCGGCCTTGCTCGCTGGGAACACTGTGGTGTTCAAACCGTCAGAACAAACCCCTTTGACGGGTGAACTTGCGATGAAGCTGTGGGAGAAAGCGGGCTTACCTGCGGGTGTGATCAATCTTGTCCAAGGGGCAAAAGAAACTGGCATTGCACTGGCGGATGCCAAAGGCATCGATGGTGTGCTGTTTACGGGGAGTGCGAACACTGGCCATGTACTGCACCGTCAGTTTGCTGGTCAGCCTGAGAAAATGCTGGCTCTTGAAATGGGGGGCAACAACCCGATGGTTATTTCAGAGCAGTATGGCGAGTTAGACGCGACAGTCTATACCATTATTCAATCGGCATTTATCAGTGCGGGTCAGCGCTGCACCTGTGCTCGTCGTTTGTATGTGCCAGTGGGAGAAAAGGGTGATCGCTTAGTAAGCCGCTTAGTGGAAGCGACTCAGCAGATCCGCGTTGATGAACCATTCGCGCAACCAGCACCGTTTATGGGGCCTCAAATTTCCAAAACGGCGGCGCAGTTTATTCTTCAGGCACAAGCGAACTTGCAACAGCTTGGTGGGCTGAGTTTACTCGAAGCTAAAGGTGGCGAAGCTGCTTTTGTCACTCCGGGCATTATTGATGTCACTGCTATCGCGGATCTACCGGATGAAGAGTATTTTGGGCCACTCTTGCAGGTCGTACGATATCAAGGACTTGAACAGGCTGTGGCGTTGGCCAATGACACCCGTTTTGGTCTGTCGGCAGGTTTAGTTTCTACCGATGACAGTGAATGGGATTACTTTGTTGACCACATCCGCGCTGGCATCGTCAATCGTAACCGACAACTGACCGGGGCAAGTGGTGATGCGCCGTTTGGTGGACCGGGTGCCTCGGGTAACTTAAGACCAAGTGCTTATTACGCTGCGGATTATTGTGCCTATCCAATGGCATCGATGGAAGGTGAAACAACGCTACTTCCTGAAACACTCAGTCCCGGGATCACGTTATAA